The region CCGAGACGCGGCGGGGGCCCGCCGCGGCCCAGGCCCGTCGAACTGCGGCTCGGCCAGGGCGGACGGGCCTTCGCCCGGCTCGCCCTTCACCCCAGGGGCCTGCAACCGCTGCCGCTCGGCTTCGAGACGCGCGTGCCCCCGCTGCCGCCCCGCCTCTCCCCGGAAGGCGTCCTCGCCCATGTCAGGGACAGGGTGCTCGGCGAGCTTTCGCTGGCTAATCTGGTCCTTGACGAGGGCGAGGGTTACCGGCTGCTGCTCGTCTACCGGGGCCGCTCGGTCGGCGAGATGCAGCTAAGCCGCGCGCTCGAGCCGAGGGACATGTCGGACTGGCAGGATGAACACGCGCGGAGCCCCTGGCGCTACCCCTAAACGTTTCAGCCTCGTTTCAGCCAGCGCCCCTACCCTGGTTCTTGAAAGGAGAGTAAGATGCACAACGCTTTGAAGAACCTGGCTTTGAGATACCTGCCCCTCGTCGCCGCGCTCGCCTTCTTGAGTGCCGCCCTGGCCCAAACGAACCAGACCGCCATCGGCGACCTGCGGGCGCTGGAGTCCTTCAGCCTCTCCGGCAACGTCGTCGCCGTCATGGGCAATACCTTCGCGCTCGAGGACGAGACCGGCGTCATCCTCATCGACGCCGGGCCGCCCTGGTGGCAGCCCTTGAACCTCCGCCTCGGCGAGGCGGTGAGCGTGGTCGGTCGGCCCAAGAACGGCGGCTTCGAGGCCTTTAGCGTCACCCGTGAGGACGGCGCGGTCATGGACATCCGTCCGAGCATGGGCTCGCCGCCCTGGGCCGGGCCGCCCTGGGGCAGACAGGGCCCCCCGGCCGGCGCCCCCTCCACACCACCCTCCCCTCCCGGCCGTCCCTGAGCCGAGCTCCGACGGCCCGGCGTGGCGGAGGGATTTCAGCCTCCCTTCAGGTTCCTGCTCTAGGGTAGTAGGCAAACCACGGTGAGGAGGCGATAGCAATCAGCATCCAGACCAAACGTTCACGTGTAGCCAACACCACGTGCAGCCGACACAGCGAAAGGGGCTGTAAGATGCGAAGTATCCATAAGAGAGGTATCCATACCTACGGATGGCTCGGGGCAGCGGCCATACTGCTGATTATCTCGGGCTGCGCCAGCCTCGCGGAAAGTCCGGCAACCGTCGCGGCGCTCGCCAGCCAGGACGGCGCGGCCACAGACGAGAGCACCAAAGAAGTCACGCCGGGCGTCACGCTGACCTGGACCAGCTCGTTTCTTTTCGAGGATGTGCCGGCTCGGGGCGGCTACGCGTTCACCGTCACCGTCTCGAGCGCCGCGGGCAGCGCCCGCACCGTGACCATCGACCGTCTCGACCTGGTTCGCACCTCGCCGCGGCCCAGAGGTCAGGCGCCTGCTGCCACGGGCGCGGCGTCCGGCCTGCCGATCACCGTAGCACCCGGCGAGAGCGCCAGCTTCACCGTGAGCGGAAGCTACGAACTCGCTGCTACCGACGAGGGCGGCAAGGCGAACCTTCACTTCCGGGGGCGCGGACAGAGCAGCGGCGGTGACCCCTTCAACCTCGGCATCAATGCGCACTTCCGCGCGCCGGGCGCTGAGGAGGGCGACAACGGCAGCCCCGCCGGA is a window of Deinococcota bacterium DNA encoding:
- a CDS encoding DNA-binding protein — its product is MHNALKNLALRYLPLVAALAFLSAALAQTNQTAIGDLRALESFSLSGNVVAVMGNTFALEDETGVILIDAGPPWWQPLNLRLGEAVSVVGRPKNGGFEAFSVTREDGAVMDIRPSMGSPPWAGPPWGRQGPPAGAPSTPPSPPGRP